The following are encoded in a window of Emcibacter sp. SYSU 3D8 genomic DNA:
- a CDS encoding ZIP family metal transporter has protein sequence MYLAAGIAALLIGPAAYQLLQGLSRFRHALDLAVTGVITVLALLILWDTAESGGWLIVAFATAGLAGPLAAEALLHRERGVHAVTLVVGVGGLLLHSAADGAALLSGQLGRHEALSMAVVLHNVPAGLAIWWLVQTNVGTRAAMVVLALLAAATVAGYFAASAVASVASEAEFAWLQAFVAGSLLHLTYHRLRHSHGERERAAHDHGRSGHSH, from the coding sequence ATGTATCTCGCCGCCGGCATCGCCGCCCTGCTCATCGGACCCGCCGCGTACCAGCTCCTGCAGGGGCTGTCGCGGTTCAGGCACGCGCTTGACCTGGCTGTCACGGGCGTCATCACCGTGCTGGCGCTGCTGATCCTGTGGGACACGGCCGAGTCCGGCGGCTGGCTGATCGTTGCCTTCGCCACGGCCGGCCTGGCCGGCCCGCTCGCCGCCGAGGCGCTGCTGCACCGCGAGCGCGGGGTCCATGCGGTAACTCTGGTCGTGGGCGTGGGCGGATTGCTGCTGCACAGCGCGGCCGATGGCGCGGCGCTGCTGAGCGGACAGCTCGGCCGTCACGAAGCCCTGTCGATGGCCGTGGTGCTGCACAACGTGCCCGCCGGCCTGGCCATCTGGTGGCTGGTACAGACCAATGTCGGCACCCGCGCCGCCATGGTGGTGCTGGCCCTGCTCGCGGCAGCGACCGTGGCGGGCTATTTCGCCGCGTCGGCGGTGGCGAGCGTCGCCAGCGAGGCCGAATTCGCCTGGCTCCAGGCATTCGTTGCCGGCTCGCTGCTGCACCTGACCTACCACCGGCTGCGCCACAGCCACGGTGAACGCGAGCGCGCGGCCCACGACCATGGGCGTTCCGGCCACAGCCACTGA
- a CDS encoding FMN-binding negative transcriptional regulator codes for MYVPDHFQQDDREAALDLIERNEFGLLVAGAEAVHIPFVLDRSQGLLRCHVARANSVWREALGSRVLAVFSGPHCYVSPDWYDTAGQVPTWNYMAVHVSGMARELPAAALEAHLRALIAQEERHLAPKPAWDLGQAPAKAVVSMQRDIVGLEIPLERIDAKWKLSQNRTSADRRKVIAALRARGGENNTAIAEAMERNEKEASA; via the coding sequence ATGTACGTACCGGACCATTTTCAGCAGGACGACCGCGAGGCCGCGCTCGACCTGATCGAGCGGAACGAATTCGGCCTGCTGGTGGCGGGCGCCGAAGCGGTGCACATTCCGTTCGTGCTGGACCGTTCGCAAGGGCTGCTGCGCTGCCACGTGGCGCGGGCCAATTCTGTCTGGCGCGAGGCGCTGGGCAGCCGTGTGCTGGCGGTATTCTCCGGCCCCCATTGTTACGTGTCGCCGGACTGGTACGACACCGCCGGACAGGTGCCGACCTGGAACTACATGGCGGTGCATGTCTCGGGCATGGCGAGGGAACTGCCGGCGGCGGCGCTCGAGGCCCATCTGCGCGCGCTCATCGCCCAGGAGGAACGCCATCTGGCGCCCAAGCCGGCCTGGGATTTGGGGCAGGCGCCGGCGAAGGCGGTGGTGTCCATGCAGCGCGACATCGTCGGCCTGGAAATCCCGCTGGAGCGGATCGACGCAAAATGGAAATTGTCGCAGAACCGGACCAGCGCCGACCGCCGCAAGGTGATCGCCGCGCTGCGGGCCCGGGGCGGCGAGAACAACACCGCCATCGCCGAGGCGATGGAACGGAACGAGAAGGAAGCAAGCGCATGA
- a CDS encoding peptidylprolyl isomerase: MKFALGPVTGLVLACLALTACDKKAPDEQAKAEDAVVATVNGQKIRQSDVTELYDALPGQYRQLPIDFLQDQLVERLVDQKLVTAKARADGTEKDAKYKERLSQAKDQILEDVWLSKEIDKRLSPERLKKAYDEMVAEFKPSTEFKASHILVKTEEEGRQVIADLAKGADFAALARDKSLDKGSAAEGGDLGDYFAPDKMVPEFAQAVTALKPGEVSKTPVKSQYGWHVIKVVDTRQSTPPKLEDVEAQIRESEHDKVVQEILEELRSKAKIEKPTPTADAGSGHEGEDAPPPAEPEAK; the protein is encoded by the coding sequence ATGAAATTCGCTCTCGGACCCGTTACGGGCCTTGTGCTTGCCTGCCTCGCGCTGACGGCCTGCGACAAGAAGGCCCCCGACGAACAGGCAAAGGCCGAGGACGCCGTGGTCGCGACGGTCAACGGCCAGAAGATCCGCCAATCCGACGTGACCGAACTCTACGACGCGCTGCCGGGTCAATACCGCCAGCTGCCCATCGACTTCCTGCAGGACCAGCTGGTCGAGCGGCTGGTGGACCAGAAGCTGGTGACCGCCAAGGCCCGCGCCGATGGCACGGAGAAGGACGCCAAGTACAAGGAACGGCTCAGCCAGGCGAAGGACCAGATTCTGGAAGATGTCTGGCTGTCCAAGGAGATCGACAAGCGCCTGTCTCCCGAGCGACTGAAGAAGGCCTATGACGAGATGGTCGCCGAGTTCAAGCCATCGACCGAATTCAAGGCCAGCCATATCCTGGTGAAGACCGAGGAAGAGGGCCGGCAGGTCATCGCCGATCTCGCCAAGGGCGCCGACTTCGCCGCGCTGGCGAGAGACAAGTCGCTGGACAAGGGTTCGGCCGCCGAAGGCGGCGATCTGGGCGATTATTTCGCGCCCGACAAGATGGTGCCCGAGTTCGCCCAGGCGGTGACCGCGCTGAAGCCGGGCGAGGTATCCAAGACGCCGGTGAAGAGCCAGTATGGCTGGCACGTCATCAAGGTCGTCGACACCCGGCAGAGCACGCCGCCCAAGCTGGAAGACGTGGAAGCCCAGATCCGGGAATCCGAGCACGACAAGGTGGTCCAGGAAATCCTCGAAGAACTGCGCAGCAAGGCCAAGATCGAGAAGCCGACGCCGACCGCCGATGCCGGTTCGGGCCACGAAGGCGAGGACGCGCCGCCGCCCGCCGAGCCGGAAGCCAAGTAA
- a CDS encoding ATP-binding protein — protein sequence MIPRNWAEAGKVFLVALACAAIAAFSHLFSIASIVPPATWWPLGIALGGLIVLGRVAWPGVFLGWLAGALIAGLGPAAAISAGTGTAAALGGAWLAARLRLGTGLDRFRDVGLLMAVIVPATALVAALGDALLFLVPELSPTAADPGDAILGRWLGCVFSGFAFVPLLMGMNQSTAIATRPLRWLEFAGILGIKALTAALINTPALPNSVQLALVVSQFPLLAWMAVRFNLLGVGILIAVSLVFAQFGTAQGAGPLHGFTIGGQWTTLTSFCTLSTLTALLLYAAMEAMRRMQREVIASERRLRDIADSASDFFFETDAMGRLQYVSERFAEFVGSQTELLLGRVAFMDEVTSATEPDWPILLEHIRQHESYRNMRVPVTTMSGERKVLMASGKPIFDDHGLFVGYRGACSDITEQIDAADALFQAQKMESVGQLTGGLAHDFNNLLAVIIGNMELAEETLAEAPGASKSLLRKALNAAERGALLIQRLLAFSRRQALSPKVVDVNALLLGLSDILDHALGDGIRLRRDLTREPWLVRVDPTQLESVILNMAINARDAMPLGGDLTIVTRNDCFAEETMAGKDSLPAGDYVTITVSDTGTGMPPDVLDRIFEPFFTTKDTGRGSGLGLSMAYGFVRQSGGAIEARSEPGEGTRLTFYLPRHRDETGAVASTRNAAAGPPGYGERIMLVEDDAAVRDLLVRRLSGMGYEVVPVDNAVKALKMLRETSAVDLLLTDVVLPGGLYGDKLAEQARALRPGLKVLFMSGYPKNATDKMGQIGLDDPVLRKPFRNQELAAQLRQLLDRAEENA from the coding sequence ATGATTCCACGTAATTGGGCCGAGGCCGGCAAGGTCTTCCTTGTCGCGCTCGCCTGCGCGGCTATCGCCGCCTTCAGTCACCTGTTCTCCATTGCCAGCATCGTGCCGCCCGCCACCTGGTGGCCGCTGGGCATTGCCCTGGGCGGCCTGATCGTCCTGGGCCGCGTCGCGTGGCCTGGCGTGTTCCTGGGCTGGCTGGCCGGGGCCCTGATCGCCGGTCTGGGCCCCGCTGCGGCAATTTCGGCCGGCACCGGCACCGCGGCCGCGCTCGGGGGCGCCTGGCTGGCGGCAAGGCTGCGCCTGGGCACCGGTCTCGACCGGTTCCGCGACGTGGGACTGCTGATGGCGGTCATCGTGCCGGCCACGGCTCTCGTCGCCGCGCTGGGCGACGCGTTGCTGTTTCTGGTGCCGGAACTCTCGCCCACGGCCGCCGATCCGGGCGACGCGATCCTGGGCCGTTGGCTCGGCTGCGTGTTCAGCGGATTTGCCTTCGTGCCGTTGCTGATGGGCATGAACCAAAGCACCGCCATCGCCACCCGGCCGCTCCGCTGGCTGGAGTTCGCCGGCATCCTGGGCATCAAGGCCCTGACCGCGGCCCTGATCAACACGCCCGCGCTGCCCAACTCGGTTCAGCTTGCCCTGGTGGTGAGCCAGTTTCCGCTGCTCGCCTGGATGGCGGTCCGTTTCAACCTGCTTGGCGTCGGCATCCTGATCGCCGTGTCGCTGGTCTTCGCGCAGTTCGGCACCGCCCAGGGCGCCGGCCCGCTGCACGGCTTCACCATCGGCGGCCAGTGGACCACCCTGACTTCGTTCTGCACCCTGTCGACCCTGACGGCGCTGCTGCTCTATGCCGCCATGGAGGCCATGCGGCGCATGCAGCGGGAAGTGATCGCCAGCGAGCGCCGCCTGCGCGATATCGCCGACAGCGCCAGTGACTTCTTCTTCGAGACCGACGCGATGGGGCGGCTGCAATATGTGTCGGAACGCTTCGCCGAATTCGTCGGCAGCCAGACCGAGCTGCTGCTGGGCCGGGTGGCGTTCATGGACGAGGTGACCAGTGCCACCGAGCCCGACTGGCCGATCCTGCTCGAGCATATCAGGCAGCACGAAAGCTACCGCAACATGCGCGTGCCGGTCACCACCATGTCCGGCGAGCGCAAGGTGCTGATGGCGAGCGGCAAGCCGATCTTCGACGATCATGGCCTGTTCGTGGGGTATCGCGGCGCCTGTAGCGACATCACCGAACAGATCGATGCCGCCGACGCCCTGTTCCAGGCGCAAAAGATGGAGAGCGTCGGCCAGCTGACCGGCGGGCTGGCGCACGACTTCAACAACCTGCTCGCGGTGATCATCGGCAATATGGAACTGGCCGAGGAAACCCTGGCCGAGGCCCCGGGCGCCAGCAAATCGCTGCTCCGCAAGGCGCTCAATGCCGCCGAGCGCGGCGCGTTGCTGATCCAGCGCCTGCTGGCGTTCTCGCGGCGCCAGGCGCTGTCGCCCAAGGTGGTCGACGTCAATGCCCTGCTCCTCGGCCTGAGCGACATCCTCGACCATGCTTTGGGCGACGGCATCCGTCTCCGGCGCGACCTGACGCGGGAACCGTGGCTGGTGCGGGTCGATCCGACCCAGCTCGAATCGGTGATTCTCAACATGGCGATCAACGCCCGCGACGCCATGCCGTTGGGCGGCGATCTGACCATTGTCACCCGCAATGACTGTTTCGCCGAGGAAACCATGGCCGGAAAGGATTCGCTGCCGGCGGGCGACTACGTGACCATCACGGTTTCGGACACCGGCACCGGCATGCCGCCGGACGTGCTCGACCGCATCTTCGAGCCGTTTTTCACCACCAAGGACACCGGCCGCGGCAGCGGCCTTGGCCTGAGCATGGCCTATGGCTTCGTGCGCCAGTCGGGCGGCGCCATCGAGGCGCGCAGCGAGCCCGGCGAGGGCACCCGGCTGACATTCTACCTGCCCCGTCACCGCGACGAGACCGGGGCCGTGGCCAGCACAAGGAACGCGGCGGCGGGACCGCCGGGTTACGGCGAGCGCATCATGCTGGTGGAAGACGACGCGGCGGTGCGCGACCTGCTCGTGCGCCGGTTGAGCGGCATGGGCTATGAGGTGGTGCCCGTCGACAATGCGGTGAAGGCGCTCAAGATGCTGCGCGAGACATCCGCCGTCGATCTGCTACTGACCGACGTGGTGCTGCCCGGCGGCCTCTACGGCGACAAGCTGGCGGAACAGGCGCGGGCGCTCAGGCCCGGCCTGAAGGTGCTGTTCATGTCGGGCTATCCGAAGAACGCGACGGACAAGATGGGACAGATCGGGCTGGACGACCCGGTGCTGCGCAAGCCGTTCCGCAACCAGGAACTGGCCGCCCAGCTGCGCCAGTTGCTTGACCGTGCAGAGGAAAACGCCTAA
- a CDS encoding alpha/beta hydrolase → MAASPQLLDAINKLRAGNEAAAQAGAAPSVEGVREMMASAVFTAPAPSGLRTSKARAVTVPCEWVCAPGADSNKRVLYLHGGGYAAGNLDTHRALCGDISVASGASVLNVDYRLAPEYAAPAQFEDALLAYRWMLDNGPLGEDPASHAFVAGDSAGGGLALSVLQGIRDAGVRAPDAAVLISPWTDMTCSGGTLRTNSDKDPMVGYGLISWMAGLVVGDGDPADPRVSPLFGNYAGLPPMLIQVGENESLLDDSRAAAEKATAAGVDVTLECWPDVIHVWHALGHGVPEASRGINRVGEYLRAHF, encoded by the coding sequence ATGGCCGCATCGCCCCAGTTACTGGACGCCATCAACAAGCTGCGTGCGGGCAATGAAGCCGCCGCCCAGGCCGGCGCGGCGCCCTCGGTAGAGGGCGTGCGCGAGATGATGGCCAGCGCGGTATTCACCGCGCCGGCACCGTCCGGACTGAGGACGTCGAAGGCGCGGGCGGTGACCGTGCCCTGCGAATGGGTCTGCGCCCCGGGCGCCGATTCCAACAAGCGGGTGTTGTACCTGCATGGCGGCGGCTATGCGGCCGGCAACCTGGACACCCACCGGGCCCTGTGCGGCGATATCTCGGTGGCGTCCGGCGCATCGGTGCTTAACGTCGACTACCGGCTGGCGCCCGAATATGCCGCACCCGCCCAGTTCGAGGACGCCCTGCTGGCCTATCGCTGGATGCTGGACAATGGCCCGCTGGGCGAAGACCCGGCGAGCCACGCCTTCGTCGCCGGCGATTCGGCCGGCGGCGGCCTGGCGCTCTCCGTGCTGCAGGGAATCCGCGATGCAGGCGTGCGCGCACCCGATGCCGCTGTCCTGATCTCGCCCTGGACCGACATGACCTGCTCGGGGGGCACCTTGCGTACCAACTCGGACAAGGACCCCATGGTCGGCTATGGCCTGATCTCGTGGATGGCGGGCCTGGTGGTCGGCGACGGCGATCCCGCCGACCCGCGCGTGTCGCCGCTATTCGGCAACTACGCCGGCCTGCCGCCCATGCTGATCCAGGTTGGCGAAAACGAGTCCCTGCTGGACGATTCGCGCGCCGCCGCCGAGAAAGCGACGGCGGCTGGTGTCGACGTCACCCTGGAATGCTGGCCCGACGTGATCCATGTCTGGCACGCATTGGGCCACGGCGTGCCGGAAGCCTCGCGCGGCATCAATCGCGTCGGCGAATATCTGCGCGCGCACTTCTAG
- the apaG gene encoding Co2+/Mg2+ efflux protein ApaG translates to MYNAVTRQISVTVTPYFIEDQSDPEDNHFVWAYQVNIENAGDEIVQLIGRYWHITDANGQVQEVRGDGVVGEQPVLRPGESFEYTSGTPLSTPSGIMVGRYHMETKAGEGFEIDIPAFSLDSPYQRTSLN, encoded by the coding sequence ATGTATAACGCCGTCACCCGGCAAATCAGCGTGACCGTAACGCCCTACTTCATCGAGGATCAGTCGGACCCTGAAGACAACCACTTCGTCTGGGCATATCAGGTCAATATCGAGAACGCCGGCGACGAGATCGTGCAGCTGATCGGCCGGTACTGGCATATCACCGACGCGAACGGCCAGGTTCAGGAAGTGCGCGGCGACGGCGTGGTCGGCGAGCAGCCCGTGCTGCGGCCGGGCGAAAGCTTCGAGTACACAAGCGGCACGCCGCTGTCGACGCCGTCAGGCATCATGGTGGGCCGGTACCATATGGAAACCAAGGCAGGCGAAGGATTCGAGATCGACATCCCCGCCTTCTCGCTGGACAGCCCGTATCAGCGGACCAGCCTGAACTGA
- a CDS encoding aldo/keto reductase — MVALDDYRTLGRSGLRVSPLCLGAMTFGEDWGWGANAQDSRRMFDMYADRGGNFVDTADGYTQGTSETLLGEFMKGQRERWVIGTKFTMNTSPGDPNAGGNARKNIMQSLEASLKRLGTDYIDLYWLHVWEFRTPVHEIMRALDDAVRQGKLLYVGVSNAPAWKIAQANVLAELKGWTPFVALQLEYNLLQRTPERDLLPMCREFGLGVTPWSPLAAGLLTGKYGRKHIAQPGSGDSRVLGGGNGTRENMVAASGRVTEQALEINDALIDIGKQINATPAQVALAWVMAHQNVSSTILGARTPAQLEDNLGAMEVALPLEHKAWLDELTQIELGYPHDLIQSQFIQDVSDGGAKIDKPFGRPA; from the coding sequence ATGGTTGCCTTGGACGATTACCGCACACTGGGCCGAAGCGGCCTGAGGGTCTCGCCCCTTTGCCTGGGCGCCATGACCTTCGGCGAGGATTGGGGCTGGGGCGCCAACGCCCAGGACAGCCGCCGCATGTTCGACATGTATGCCGATCGCGGCGGCAATTTCGTCGACACGGCCGATGGGTATACCCAGGGCACCAGCGAGACGCTGCTCGGCGAGTTCATGAAAGGCCAGCGCGAGCGCTGGGTGATCGGCACCAAGTTCACCATGAACACCTCGCCGGGCGATCCCAACGCCGGCGGCAACGCCCGCAAGAACATCATGCAGTCGCTGGAAGCCTCGCTGAAGCGTCTGGGTACCGACTACATCGATCTGTACTGGCTGCATGTCTGGGAATTCCGTACGCCGGTGCATGAGATCATGCGCGCGCTCGACGACGCGGTGCGCCAGGGCAAGCTGCTCTATGTGGGCGTGTCCAACGCGCCGGCATGGAAGATCGCCCAGGCCAACGTGCTGGCTGAGTTGAAGGGCTGGACCCCGTTCGTGGCACTCCAGCTTGAATACAACCTGCTGCAGCGAACACCCGAACGCGACCTGCTGCCCATGTGCCGCGAATTCGGCCTGGGCGTTACGCCGTGGTCACCGCTCGCGGCGGGCCTGCTTACCGGCAAATATGGCCGCAAGCACATCGCCCAGCCGGGAAGCGGCGACAGCCGCGTGCTTGGCGGCGGCAATGGTACCCGCGAGAACATGGTGGCCGCCTCGGGCCGGGTGACCGAACAGGCGCTCGAGATCAACGACGCGCTGATCGACATCGGCAAGCAGATCAACGCCACGCCGGCGCAGGTGGCGCTGGCCTGGGTGATGGCGCATCAGAATGTCTCAAGCACCATCCTGGGCGCCCGGACGCCAGCCCAGCTCGAGGATAATCTCGGCGCCATGGAGGTGGCCCTGCCGCTGGAGCACAAGGCGTGGCTGGACGAGCTTACCCAGATCGAACTGGGCTATCCCCACGACCTGATCCAGAGTCAGTTCATCCAGGACGTTTCAGACGGCGGCGCCAAGATCGACAAGCCGTTCGGCCGGCCGGCGTAA
- the argE gene encoding acetylornithine deacetylase, with product MRPNAHRAVELLHDLIAFDTVSRNSNLKLIDYAADYLAGVGVECELIRDDSGAKANLFATIGGPAGVPGIVLSGHTDVVPVDGQDWSSDPFSLTERDGKLFGRGTCDMKGFIAICLAMAPVIARADLKRPIHFAFSYDEEVGCRGVAGMIEKIAGRSPLPRACIVGEPTSMRAVTAHKGIRAFETVITGRESHSSNTEFGVSAIMAGGRLIEFLRAILAEMKARGDDTGRFDPPYTSLNIGTIDGGSALNITPNRCRMVWEYRPLPQADEDEIISRFDAFSRDVEAEMRARFDGASIVTTQIARAPALLRQPNSPAEELVRALTGENDSLTAAYVTEAGLFQLADIPTVVCGPGSIDQAHRPDEFIELSQMDAGTDFIEKLVAALSA from the coding sequence ATGCGGCCGAACGCGCATCGTGCGGTGGAGCTTCTCCACGACCTGATCGCGTTCGACACGGTCAGCCGCAACTCCAACCTGAAGCTGATCGACTATGCGGCCGATTACCTGGCGGGCGTGGGTGTCGAGTGCGAATTGATCCGCGACGACAGCGGCGCCAAGGCCAATCTGTTCGCCACCATAGGCGGCCCGGCCGGTGTGCCCGGCATCGTGCTGTCCGGACACACGGACGTGGTTCCGGTCGACGGGCAGGACTGGTCGAGCGACCCGTTTTCCCTGACCGAGCGGGACGGCAAGCTGTTCGGGCGCGGCACCTGCGACATGAAGGGCTTCATCGCCATCTGCCTGGCCATGGCGCCGGTCATCGCCAGGGCCGATCTGAAGCGGCCGATCCATTTCGCGTTTTCCTATGACGAGGAAGTCGGCTGCCGCGGCGTGGCGGGCATGATCGAAAAGATCGCGGGACGCTCGCCGCTGCCGCGCGCCTGCATTGTCGGCGAACCCACCTCCATGCGCGCCGTGACCGCCCACAAGGGCATCCGCGCCTTCGAGACCGTGATCACCGGCCGCGAATCCCATTCCAGCAACACCGAATTCGGCGTCAGCGCCATCATGGCAGGCGGCAGGCTGATCGAATTTCTCCGCGCGATCCTTGCCGAGATGAAGGCGCGCGGCGACGACACCGGCCGGTTCGATCCGCCCTATACCTCGCTCAATATCGGGACGATCGACGGCGGCAGCGCCCTGAACATCACCCCCAACCGGTGCCGGATGGTGTGGGAATACCGGCCGCTGCCGCAGGCCGACGAGGATGAGATCATTTCCCGCTTCGACGCATTCTCCCGCGACGTCGAGGCCGAGATGCGCGCCCGGTTCGACGGCGCGTCCATCGTCACCACGCAGATCGCGCGGGCGCCGGCGCTGCTGCGTCAGCCGAATTCGCCCGCCGAAGAACTGGTGCGGGCGCTCACCGGCGAGAACGATTCGCTGACCGCCGCCTATGTCACGGAAGCCGGGCTGTTCCAGCTGGCCGATATCCCCACCGTGGTCTGCGGCCCCGGCTCCATCGACCAGGCCCACCGGCCTGACGAGTTCATCGAACTGAGCCAGATGGACGCGGGCACGGATTTCATCGAGAAACTCGTCGCGGCACTGTCGGCCTGA
- the metZ gene encoding O-succinylhomoserine sulfhydrylase: protein MTAKKPSEWRLATRLVRGGTKRSDFGETSEAIFMTSGFRYDAAEVAADRFAGTADGFTYSRLSNPTVAMFEERMALIEGLPVAKATATGMAAVNAALMCQLRAGDKVVGAKALFGSCRYILEQILPRFGITTELVTGSDNDAWTRAITPGTKTVFIETPANPTLDVVDLAHVCSAAHAVGATVIVDNVFATPLLQRPTDFGADIVVYSGTKHIDGQGRALGGVILCSEAFFEDHLNQYLRHTGPTMSPFNAWIMLKGLETLDLRVQRMCDNALKVANFLAESGKLERVLYPGRRDHPQHDLAMRQMKTGGSVITIDVPGGRDAAFRLLNALEIIDISNNLGDAKSLMTHPSSTTHRSLAEDARLELGIIEGTLRLSVGLEDSDDLIEDLEQAMSRISA, encoded by the coding sequence ATGACGGCAAAGAAACCTTCCGAATGGCGGCTGGCCACCAGGCTGGTGCGCGGCGGCACGAAGCGGTCGGACTTCGGCGAAACGTCGGAGGCGATCTTCATGACCTCGGGCTTCCGCTACGACGCAGCGGAAGTCGCCGCCGACCGTTTCGCGGGCACCGCCGACGGCTTCACCTATTCGCGCCTGTCCAACCCGACCGTGGCCATGTTCGAGGAGCGCATGGCGCTGATCGAGGGCCTTCCCGTGGCCAAGGCCACCGCGACCGGAATGGCCGCGGTCAACGCCGCCCTGATGTGCCAGCTCCGCGCCGGCGACAAGGTGGTGGGCGCCAAGGCGCTGTTCGGCTCGTGCCGCTATATTCTCGAGCAGATCCTGCCGCGCTTCGGCATCACCACCGAGCTGGTCACCGGTTCCGACAACGACGCCTGGACACGGGCGATCACCCCGGGCACGAAGACCGTGTTCATCGAGACGCCGGCCAACCCGACCCTCGACGTGGTCGACCTCGCCCATGTCTGTTCGGCGGCGCATGCCGTCGGCGCGACCGTTATCGTCGACAATGTCTTTGCCACCCCGTTGCTGCAGCGCCCCACGGATTTCGGGGCCGACATCGTGGTATATTCGGGCACCAAGCACATCGACGGCCAGGGCCGGGCGCTGGGCGGCGTGATCCTGTGCAGCGAGGCGTTCTTCGAAGATCACCTCAACCAGTATCTGCGCCATACCGGCCCGACCATGAGCCCGTTCAACGCATGGATCATGCTGAAGGGTCTGGAGACCCTGGATCTGCGGGTCCAGCGGATGTGCGACAACGCCCTGAAGGTGGCCAACTTCCTGGCCGAGAGCGGGAAGCTGGAGCGCGTGCTGTATCCGGGCCGGCGCGACCATCCGCAGCATGACCTCGCCATGCGCCAGATGAAGACGGGCGGCAGCGTTATCACCATCGACGTGCCCGGCGGGCGCGATGCCGCGTTCCGGCTGCTGAACGCGCTGGAGATTATCGACATCTCCAACAATCTGGGCGACGCCAAGAGCCTGATGACCCATCCGTCGAGCACGACGCACCGCTCGCTGGCCGAGGACGCGCGTCTGGAACTGGGCATCATCGAGGGCACGTTGCGCCTGTCGGTGGGGCTGGAGGATTCCGACGATCTCATCGAGGATCTGGAACAGGCGATGTCGCGTATATCGGCTTAG
- a CDS encoding GcrA family cell cycle regulator encodes MGWTDERVELLKTLWKKGLSASQIAEELSGDVTRNAVIGKAHRLGLSSRPSPVKKPAEEAAEPVAKPAKKAPKVEKPAPKAEPEMITILTLTDRMCKWPMGHPGDSDFRFCGRKSTPGQPYCQHHASIAYQAPQPRKDRRRGNR; translated from the coding sequence TTGGGTTGGACCGACGAACGGGTCGAACTGCTTAAGACTCTTTGGAAGAAGGGCCTCAGCGCCAGCCAGATCGCCGAGGAACTCAGCGGTGACGTGACGCGCAATGCGGTGATCGGCAAGGCTCACCGCCTTGGCCTGTCGTCACGGCCGTCGCCGGTGAAGAAGCCCGCCGAGGAAGCTGCCGAGCCGGTGGCCAAACCGGCGAAGAAGGCGCCGAAGGTCGAAAAGCCCGCGCCCAAGGCCGAACCTGAGATGATCACCATCCTCACGCTCACCGACCGCATGTGCAAATGGCCCATGGGCCATCCCGGCGATTCGGATTTCCGGTTCTGCGGCCGCAAATCGACACCGGGCCAGCCCTATTGCCAGCACCACGCGTCGATCGCCTATCAGGCGCCGCAGCCGCGCAAGGATCGCCGCCGCGGCAACCGGTAG
- the folE gene encoding GTP cyclohydrolase I FolE: MPTREEAEEAVRTMLRWAGDDPEREGLMDTPARVVRAYEEYFAGYREDPNQYLERTFEEVAGYDEMVVLRDIPFESHCEHHLAPIIGKAHVAYLPTNRVVGISKLARVVDAFAKRLQVQEKMTAQIAECINSALQPDGVAVVVEAVHHCMTTRGVHKHGVSMVTSTLLGAFRDNIHTRAEFMAMIGSPASRIYG, encoded by the coding sequence ATGCCAACCCGCGAGGAGGCGGAGGAGGCCGTGCGCACCATGCTGCGCTGGGCGGGCGACGATCCGGAGCGGGAAGGCCTGATGGATACGCCGGCCCGCGTCGTGCGCGCCTATGAAGAATATTTCGCCGGTTACCGCGAGGATCCGAACCAGTATCTGGAGCGCACCTTCGAGGAAGTCGCGGGTTATGACGAGATGGTCGTGCTGCGCGACATTCCGTTCGAATCCCATTGCGAGCACCATCTGGCGCCGATCATCGGCAAGGCGCATGTGGCCTATCTGCCGACCAATCGCGTGGTCGGCATCTCCAAGCTGGCCCGGGTCGTCGACGCTTTCGCCAAACGCCTGCAGGTGCAGGAAAAAATGACCGCCCAGATCGCCGAATGCATCAATTCGGCCCTGCAGCCCGATGGCGTCGCCGTCGTCGTCGAGGCGGTGCATCACTGCATGACCACCCGCGGCGTGCACAAGCACGGCGTGTCCATGGTCACCAGCACACTGCTCGGCGCGTTCCGCGACAACATTCACACCCGCGCCGAGTTCATGGCCATGATCGGCAGCCCGGCCAGCCGGATCTACGGCTAG